Proteins encoded together in one Lathyrus oleraceus cultivar Zhongwan6 chromosome 5, CAAS_Psat_ZW6_1.0, whole genome shotgun sequence window:
- the LOC127082523 gene encoding uncharacterized protein LOC127082523 has protein sequence MNSILHEGSVYIGSQTRVTMRNSGNANFDERIEEMDMDYKKIVANLAANLAATTMNAKARYFHRIGVGGKGQLKIYNKLEGVPMHKIFHPGKSYPILVRHSNSLSADDDARIDARGAALRILSEDEPPTGSSDSPPPYTLIDLTLKTGNAFYARTLSDFASWLVCGLAAREELVKGAPHVREAVWSSLRHADSYAELHYYSNYCRLMRFEDGQQMYVKFKLRPYDTSINEDRGKVIPTGILPPETGAIPRDENDSRPLLFLANDFQSRVSSSNGVCYVFQIQLRPVPDDEQAREIALDCSKPWDENQFPFIDVGEININENLSMEESQKLEFNPYLKSNDLDVISATSNTQSASIDHGRSLIYEICQHVRNRQPLPEAWRNLVQQSNVKVDLSCCPIASSPPALPEKEPLLKNKTQPKLTLTRTWYQTFSALFIQPFLQTALPHMVIGLSIFFPLNMVVYFKETKKLPLHWLLPFFWILSGFTAALSCTIAKRVLVGKRKNGETIPIWSKRIIMDTTWQAIRTLVGDYFMDMTNGSFLFVIWMKMMGAEIEIDGGSYVDSNGAMLNPEMVKIERGGCVGREALLFGHIYEGEEGGMVKYGEIKIGEDGFVGSRSVVMPGVEVESDGNLGALCLAMKGEVIRSR, from the coding sequence ATGAATTCTATACTCCATGAAGGTAGTGTTTACATCGGGTCTCAAACCCGAGTTACAATGAGGAACTCGGGAAATGCTAATTTTGATGAAAGAATAGAGGAGATGGACATGGACTACAAGAAAATAGTTGCAAATTTGGCTGCAAATTTAGCTGCAACAACTATGAATGCTAAAGCAAGATATTTCCATCGCATCGGTGTTGGTGGAAAAGGGCAATTGAAAATATACAACAAACTTGAAGGTGTTCCAATGCACAAGATTTTTCACCCTGGAAAAAGCTACCCCATCTTAGTAAGACATAGTAATAGCTTGAGTGCTGATGATGATGCAAGAATCGACGCACGAGGTGCGGCATTGAGGATACTTTCTGAAGATGAACCTCCTACAGGCTCTTCTGATTCTCCTCCTCCTTATACTCTCATTGACTTAACACTAAAAACAGGAAATGCGTTTTATGCTCGAACACTCTCTGATTTTGCAAGCTGGCTTGTGTGCGGACTTGCTGCAAGGGAAGAACTGGTAAAGGGTGCTCCACATGTTCGTGAAGCAGTATGGAGTTCCCTTAGACATGCTGATTCATATGCCGAATTGCATTACTACTCAAACTATTGCAGGCTCATGCGGTTCGAAGACGGACAACAAATGTATGTGAAATTCAAGTTAAGGCCATATGACACAAGCATCAATGAAGACAGAGGCAAAGTTATTCCAACAGGGATTCTTCCACCAGAGACAGGTGCAATTCCTAGAGACGAAAATGATTCACGTCCTTTGCTTTTCCTTGCTAATGATTTTCAAAGCCGTGTTAGTTCCTCCAATGGAGTTTGTTATGTTTTCCAAATTCAACTAAGACCCGTTCCAGACGACGAACAAGCCCGCGAGATTGCATTGGATTGTTCTAAACCATGGGATGAAAATCAATTCCCTTTCATTGACGTTGGAGAGATAAACATCAATGAGAATCTTTCAATGGAAGAATCACAGAAGCTCGAGTTCAATCCATATCTTAAAAGCAATGATTTGGATGTAATTTCAGCCACTTCCAACACACaaagtgcttcaattgatcatggCCGTTCACTAATCTATGAGATCTGTCAGCATGTCCGTAACAGACAACCGCTCCCAGAAGCATGGAGAAACCTCGTACAACAATCCAATGTTAAGGTTGACTTGTCCTGCTGTCCAATAGCATCATCACCACCAGCATTGCCTGAAAAAGAACCATTACTGAAAAACAAAACTCAACCGAAATTAACATTAACAAGAACATGGTATCAAACATTCTCAGCACTCTTCATTCAGCCATTTCTACAAACAGCTTTACCTCACATGGTAATCGGTCTATCCATTTTCTTTCCTCTGAACATGGTTGTTTATTTTAAGGAAACCAAGAAACTCCCACTCCATTGGCTACTTCCATTCTTCTGGATTCTCTCAGGTTTCACAGCTGCATTATCATGTACCATAGCAAAAAGGGTTCTTGTAGGAAAAAGAAAAAACGGCGAAACAATACCAATATGGAGCAAAAGAATCATAATGGACACAACATGGCAAGCTATTAGAACACTAGTTGGTGATTACTTCATGGATATGACAAATGGGTCGTTTTTATTTGTGATATGGATGAAAATGATGGGTGCAGAGATTGAAATTGATGGCGGTAGTTACGTGGATAGCAATGGAGCAATGTTGAATCCTGAAATGGTGAAGATTGAGAGAGGTGGTTGTGTGGGAAGAGAGGCATTGTTGTTTGGACATATATATGAAGGTGAAGAAGGTGGAATGGTGAAATATGGAGAGATTAAGATTGGGGAAGATGGGTTTGTGGGAAGTAGAAGTGTGGTTATGCCTGGTGTGGAAGTTGAGAGTGATGGAAATCTTGGTGCTTTGTGTCTTGCTATGAAAGGTGAAGTTATTAGGTCAAGATAG